The following proteins are encoded in a genomic region of Bradyrhizobium sp. SK17:
- a CDS encoding prepilin-type N-terminal cleavage/methylation domain-containing protein: MKRDRSRRRGAAGKSREQGFSLLEVLVAFVVLALALGTMTTGVALAMRSDARTRATQGALRVAQSQLEAAGLSATLEPGQRTGVISQRYRWRQTTVEVLPSTLRPQPSDAKPDAKPVQSSAPLRAFWVTMVVDADDGTRVELAALKVMPERKS, encoded by the coding sequence ATGAAGCGCGATCGCTCCAGACGCCGTGGCGCAGCCGGGAAATCCCGAGAGCAGGGCTTCTCCCTGCTCGAGGTGCTGGTTGCATTCGTCGTCTTGGCGCTCGCGCTTGGGACGATGACGACGGGCGTCGCTTTGGCGATGCGATCCGACGCACGGACCCGCGCCACCCAGGGCGCGTTGCGCGTGGCCCAGTCGCAGCTCGAAGCGGCCGGCCTGTCGGCGACGCTTGAACCGGGACAGCGCACGGGGGTGATCAGCCAGAGATATCGATGGCGACAGACCACGGTCGAGGTCTTGCCCTCGACGTTGCGGCCGCAGCCATCGGACGCCAAGCCCGATGCCAAGCCCGTGCAGTCGTCGGCACCGCTGCGGGCGTTCTGGGTCACCATGGTGGTGGACGCGGACGATGGCACGAGGGTCGAGCTCGCCGCATTGAAAGTGATGCCGGAGCGGAAGTCGTGA
- a CDS encoding A24 family peptidase, whose amino-acid sequence MIQALRKTAGRTGRFLEAALTWKAGDREYALVAWGLVAGSIWIAVGLWSAGGPVAAILVASLYLVSLLAAICAIDARYGIIPDSMVVALLAGGVVQTIAIEPLELLWQRGAGAALVLLTVYVLQAGYRRLRGHDGLGLGDVKFLGASVFWVGIESVPQLLVVAVLSAFTSLIILKLEGHELHGKQAISFGPHLAIGLWWTWVTAVG is encoded by the coding sequence ATGATCCAGGCGCTGCGGAAGACCGCTGGCCGTACCGGGCGCTTCCTGGAAGCAGCCCTGACCTGGAAGGCGGGAGACCGCGAGTATGCGCTCGTCGCCTGGGGGCTCGTTGCCGGCAGTATCTGGATTGCCGTTGGCCTCTGGTCAGCAGGCGGCCCGGTCGCGGCGATCCTGGTTGCGAGCCTCTATCTGGTCAGCCTGCTTGCCGCCATCTGCGCGATCGACGCGCGCTACGGGATCATCCCGGACAGCATGGTCGTCGCGCTGCTCGCTGGGGGTGTCGTTCAGACCATCGCGATCGAGCCGCTCGAGCTGCTTTGGCAACGCGGGGCTGGAGCTGCGTTGGTGCTTTTGACCGTCTACGTGCTGCAAGCCGGCTATCGGAGGCTCCGCGGCCATGACGGTCTCGGTCTCGGCGACGTCAAGTTCCTCGGCGCAAGCGTGTTCTGGGTCGGAATCGAGAGTGTTCCGCAACTTCTTGTCGTCGCGGTGCTGTCGGCCTTTACCAGCCTGATCATCCTGAAGCTCGAGGGGCACGAACTTCACGGCAAGCAGGCGATCTCGTTCGGCCCGCATCTTGCGATCGGCCTCTGGTGGACCTGGGTCACTGCCGTCGGCTGA
- a CDS encoding GspH/FimT family pseudopilin — protein MAKSSAGFSLAEMLVVIGIIGLVLAAVIAARPKAVATRVAVAARTVAASLNMARADARATNRETVVQIDTQSGRFGQARSMHSLPHGMKIALTIAETERSGDTGGIRFYPDGQSSGGVIALTLDGSSADVAVNWLTGEPRIVK, from the coding sequence TTGGCGAAATCGTCGGCCGGCTTTTCCCTGGCCGAGATGCTGGTCGTGATCGGCATTATCGGGCTCGTCCTGGCGGCTGTGATCGCCGCGCGGCCGAAGGCCGTGGCAACGCGGGTCGCGGTCGCTGCGCGCACGGTCGCCGCCAGCCTCAACATGGCCCGGGCCGACGCGAGGGCGACCAATCGGGAAACCGTGGTTCAGATCGATACCCAGTCGGGGCGATTTGGTCAGGCAAGGTCGATGCATTCGCTGCCGCACGGCATGAAGATCGCGCTGACGATCGCCGAGACGGAGCGTTCCGGGGACACCGGCGGCATCCGCTTCTATCCGGACGGGCAATCGTCGGGTGGCGTCATCGCGCTGACGCTCGATGGCAGTTCGGCCGACGTTGCCGTCAACTGGCTCACGGGCGAGCCGCGGATCGTCAAATGA
- a CDS encoding type II secretion system F family protein: protein MANFLYKAYTTGGTVSSGTIAADDVNAAIDALYGAGLTPFETQRLAGDGGELSPAAANGARPKKSIWQRELGQSDRLGLKELAAFTTELGSLVNSGLTLDAAFRILGGPGASPRTARLANRLLKDVMAGLQLSEAMARHPDIFPSDYRAILAAGETGGATGQVLTQIAELLARRLEIRNRILTALIYPAVLVLMSMVSVVVIVFVLIPSIAPIFVDADLPLPGILGRLSDLQDNWLVVLLTLVVGSLASVLIWSRVKRSSELMLGIDRVKRMIPVVGKLVEAREAGRFSRALGTLLVAKVPLMSAMRTASALVTNRHLHALYQKAIERVPEGTPLHRAFENVGLLPPASLRMIAVGEETGRLGPMLLQVAGVIEAELQRNIERMVGLLTPLLTLAIGGSIGALIMQVMSAVLSINDIAFR, encoded by the coding sequence TTGGCGAACTTCCTGTACAAGGCATACACGACGGGCGGGACGGTCAGCAGCGGGACCATCGCGGCCGACGACGTCAATGCCGCGATCGACGCTCTCTACGGCGCGGGCTTGACGCCATTCGAGACCCAGCGGCTCGCCGGCGACGGCGGCGAACTCTCGCCGGCTGCGGCCAACGGCGCCAGGCCGAAGAAATCGATCTGGCAGCGCGAGCTCGGCCAGTCCGATCGCCTGGGCTTGAAGGAGCTTGCCGCGTTCACGACGGAGCTTGGTTCACTGGTCAATTCCGGCCTGACCCTCGATGCGGCGTTTCGAATTCTTGGCGGACCCGGCGCCAGCCCGCGAACCGCACGGCTGGCGAACCGGCTGCTGAAGGATGTCATGGCGGGCCTGCAACTGTCCGAGGCGATGGCGCGGCATCCGGATATCTTTCCATCGGACTATCGCGCGATCCTCGCGGCCGGTGAGACCGGCGGAGCGACCGGGCAGGTCCTCACCCAGATCGCCGAGCTGCTGGCGCGGCGGCTCGAAATCCGCAACCGGATCCTGACCGCCCTGATCTATCCGGCGGTGCTGGTTTTGATGTCGATGGTCTCCGTCGTCGTCATCGTGTTCGTCCTGATCCCGAGCATCGCACCGATCTTTGTCGATGCCGATCTGCCGCTCCCGGGCATCCTTGGCCGTCTGTCCGATTTACAGGACAATTGGCTGGTCGTGCTCTTGACGTTGGTGGTCGGTTCGCTGGCAAGCGTGTTGATCTGGAGCCGCGTCAAACGAAGCTCCGAGCTGATGCTCGGTATCGATCGGGTCAAGCGGATGATCCCGGTGGTCGGCAAGCTCGTCGAAGCCCGCGAAGCCGGCCGTTTCTCGCGTGCTCTCGGGACGTTGCTGGTCGCGAAGGTGCCGTTGATGTCGGCGATGCGCACGGCGAGTGCGCTCGTCACCAACCGGCATCTCCACGCGCTCTACCAGAAGGCCATCGAGCGGGTTCCGGAAGGCACGCCGCTGCACCGGGCGTTCGAGAATGTCGGGCTGCTGCCGCCTGCATCGCTGCGGATGATCGCGGTGGGTGAGGAGACCGGCCGGCTTGGTCCGATGCTGCTCCAGGTGGCGGGTGTGATCGAGGCGGAGCTGCAACGAAACATCGAGCGGATGGTGGGCCTGCTGACGCCATTGCTGACGCTTGCCATCGGCGGCAGCATCGGCGCGCTGATCATGCAGGTCATGAGCGCCGTGCTCTCGATCAACGATATCGCGTTCCGATGA
- a CDS encoding PilN domain-containing protein, translating to MSVADLSVSRTGGLAVAANWGRRFGHWWLSGLRQSTPPQWLSWAEREALRHVNVQRDGETIVCRLAGPEPVEARFPSASFNIAVLEAWLADQHVTREQVVVQAVVSHDLFFVRDMNVPKAALPALPSILDQELLHRTPFLPSDVWHAATVAGIDAGDVASIRHWIIRRDRAASALGQLGLTSDNVDGLSSASSVDADVAIPVIELQARQIDDPAWAVRTIRLLAVVSVLAVGLALMAFEWSQASVAASVEAALAEARDGVQGGQNIDTAARLYAMRSELGVLETLDELSRILPDQTFLSEVRIENGKTIITGFSADAARLVRIIDKSPRFSGAALTAAITPDANEHRDRFTISFQARGARVSKSPARARSPS from the coding sequence ATGTCTGTAGCCGACCTATCGGTCTCCCGAACCGGTGGCCTCGCGGTCGCCGCGAATTGGGGCAGGCGCTTCGGGCACTGGTGGCTTTCGGGGCTGCGCCAGTCCACACCTCCGCAGTGGCTCAGTTGGGCGGAGCGCGAGGCCCTGCGCCATGTCAATGTCCAGCGGGATGGTGAGACGATCGTGTGCCGTTTGGCCGGGCCTGAGCCGGTCGAAGCGCGATTTCCGTCCGCAAGCTTCAACATCGCGGTGCTGGAAGCCTGGCTCGCGGACCAGCATGTGACGCGCGAGCAGGTCGTCGTCCAGGCGGTCGTTTCGCATGATCTGTTCTTCGTCCGCGACATGAATGTCCCGAAGGCGGCGCTGCCGGCCTTGCCGAGCATCCTGGATCAAGAACTGCTGCATCGGACGCCGTTTCTGCCTTCCGACGTCTGGCATGCGGCGACTGTCGCCGGCATCGACGCGGGCGATGTCGCCTCGATCAGGCACTGGATCATTCGCAGGGATCGCGCCGCGTCGGCTCTCGGGCAACTCGGCTTGACGTCGGATAACGTTGACGGGCTGTCATCCGCAAGTTCCGTTGACGCGGATGTGGCCATCCCGGTCATCGAGCTCCAGGCGAGACAGATCGACGATCCGGCTTGGGCGGTCAGAACGATCCGGTTGCTGGCGGTCGTCTCGGTGCTTGCCGTCGGCCTAGCGCTGATGGCCTTCGAGTGGAGCCAGGCCAGCGTTGCGGCCTCGGTTGAAGCCGCACTTGCCGAAGCTCGCGATGGCGTTCAAGGCGGGCAGAACATCGACACCGCGGCCAGGCTTTATGCAATGCGGTCCGAGCTCGGTGTCCTCGAGACGCTCGATGAGCTGTCGCGGATCTTGCCTGATCAGACCTTTCTCAGCGAAGTGCGCATTGAGAATGGGAAGACCATCATAACGGGCTTCTCGGCCGATGCGGCCCGGCTGGTCCGGATCATCGACAAGTCGCCGAGATTCTCCGGCGCCGCCCTCACGGCGGCGATCACGCCAGACGCCAATGAGCACAGGGATCGCTTTACGATCAGCTTCCAGGCGCGGGGAGCTCGGGTGTCGAAATCGCCGGCAAGAGCTCGGAGCCCGTCATGA
- the gspG gene encoding type II secretion system major pseudopilin GspG: MNSGDGVVSVSTWKRRLSSDRATATRIARRADAGYTLLELLVVMGIIAILTAVATPQLMGYFGKAKVQSVQLQIENINTALEMYYMENGAYPSASAGLKALVEAPSDAPRWNGPYLKKAKNLLDPWGRPYQYVYPTASGEYEVYSLGASGKAASASTGGGNVSRGS, encoded by the coding sequence ATGAATTCTGGAGACGGGGTCGTGTCGGTATCAACATGGAAGCGAAGACTATCGTCGGATCGTGCGACAGCAACGCGTATCGCAAGACGCGCCGACGCAGGATACACCCTGCTCGAGCTGCTCGTCGTGATGGGGATCATCGCAATTCTGACGGCCGTCGCGACGCCGCAGCTGATGGGATATTTCGGCAAGGCCAAGGTTCAGTCGGTGCAGCTGCAGATCGAGAACATCAATACCGCGCTCGAGATGTACTACATGGAAAACGGCGCCTATCCGAGCGCGAGCGCCGGCTTGAAGGCGCTGGTCGAGGCGCCCTCCGACGCGCCGCGGTGGAATGGTCCCTACCTGAAGAAGGCAAAGAACCTGCTGGATCCGTGGGGGCGGCCTTACCAATACGTCTATCCGACGGCGAGCGGCGAATACGAGGTGTACTCGCTCGGGGCGAGCGGGAAGGCCGCTTCGGCGTCGACGGGCGGCGGCAACGTCTCAAGGGGAAGCTAG
- the gspM gene encoding type II secretion system protein GspM, whose product MIAGLTRNRIPDVALFVAFNIAAFMLVVVLVVVPVLTHFSERSEDIAESSAQLRRFETILHQAKADSARTSGTGDPYYPAGEERVVSADIQASLKSLAQNAGVNLLAIRGLPAGRIQQMHLVAVGIEVEGPLASIRDMMRAIESQTPMLLLSSATLRSVTDGDDGAIRAQLTVQGAMRDGPRAGEEANSQ is encoded by the coding sequence ATGATCGCCGGCTTGACGCGCAACAGGATTCCGGACGTTGCACTGTTCGTGGCCTTCAATATCGCGGCGTTCATGCTCGTCGTCGTGCTCGTGGTCGTGCCGGTGCTGACGCATTTCTCCGAGCGGAGCGAAGACATAGCGGAGAGTTCAGCCCAGCTTCGGCGTTTCGAGACTATCCTGCATCAAGCGAAGGCCGACTCCGCAAGGACCTCCGGGACTGGTGACCCGTACTATCCGGCTGGCGAGGAGCGCGTCGTCAGCGCCGACATCCAGGCGAGCTTGAAATCGCTTGCGCAGAATGCGGGGGTCAATCTGCTTGCGATACGCGGTCTCCCCGCCGGTCGGATACAACAGATGCATCTGGTTGCAGTCGGTATCGAGGTGGAAGGGCCGCTGGCGTCGATTCGCGACATGATGCGTGCCATCGAGAGCCAGACGCCAATGTTGCTGCTTAGTTCGGCGACGCTGAGAAGCGTGACTGACGGCGACGACGGCGCGATCCGGGCCCAACTCACCGTGCAGGGCGCGATGCGCGACGGACCGAGAGCGGGCGAAGAGGCCAATTCTCAATGA
- a CDS encoding efflux RND transporter permease subunit produces the protein MISISEPFIRRPVGTTLLAIGLFLVGTVAYGFLPVSSVPNVDFPMIRVSASRPGADPSVMAATVAAPLERKLGTISGVDQITSTSSLGSTSIQVQFAIGRDIDRAARDVQAAINASLADLPSDLPSLPKFRKSNPAAAPVFVLALTSKTISTSAMYDVADTVLAQRISQVPGVGEVTVSGADQPAVRIALNPVSLANAGIATDDVRTAIINANPLGPVGIFNGDRQSETLSINKQMRTAAEFRDIVIKSSNGNFVRLSDVAEVEDSVRNSRSIAWFNKQPAVLIQITKQGDANVIDTVDGVRKLLPELKKWIPAGVEISTLVDRTGTIRASVEDMQFTLLATAVLVMVVVFVFLRRIVPTIAAGVSVPLALAGTCAGMWLAGFSIDNLSLMALAISVGFVVDDAIVMIENMYRNLEQGMAPYPAAVEGAKHIGFTVLSISLSLIAAFTPLIFMDGIVGRLLREFSLTLVFAIAVSTVVSLTITPMICAHYIKETTSDHATWYDRAIEGTLSRVVAFYAATLRIVLGYPVLTLIVFFATVTLTVVLYVKTPKGYFPTDDSGLIVGATVASADTSFEAMVALQQQVAGIVGADPAVSDVGSILGSMTVNRGLMFVSLKPSSERDGLSTTSVIDRLRNRLSTVAGVRFYMVAAQDIRAGGRQSNSDYQYTLQSTDLELLQKWAPIVAKRMETVEGITDISSDRDHGGLQLNLVIDRKIASSLGVRVQDIDNALNNAFAQRQISIVYTQRNQYMVVLETDPKFQNDPSNLAHVYVAGSNDAQVPLSAVAHYERSLLSLQVTHTQSMPSTTVSFNLLPDIPLEVATTNVQQAVNELHMPEGIRGSFDGNAGDFNKTSGRQPLLILGALVAMYIVLGVLYESLAHPITIISTLPSAGLGALLALQITNTPLTVIAFVGIILLIGIVKKNGIMMVDFALEAERHQGLASCDAIFEACRARFRPILMTTMAALFAGIPLVIATGPGTELRRPLGITIIGGLFVSQILTLYTTPVIYLLIDRLRKARLRPGRGAATQELI, from the coding sequence ATGATCTCGATCTCGGAGCCGTTTATCCGCAGGCCGGTGGGCACCACCTTGCTTGCGATCGGGCTGTTCCTGGTCGGCACCGTGGCCTACGGATTCCTTCCGGTGTCGTCGGTCCCCAATGTCGACTTCCCGATGATCCGGGTGTCGGCATCGCGGCCCGGCGCCGATCCTTCCGTGATGGCCGCCACCGTTGCAGCGCCGCTTGAGCGCAAGCTCGGCACCATCTCGGGCGTCGACCAGATCACCTCGACGAGCTCGCTCGGCTCGACCAGCATCCAGGTGCAGTTCGCGATCGGCCGCGACATCGACCGCGCCGCGCGCGACGTGCAGGCCGCGATCAACGCCTCGCTCGCCGACCTGCCGAGCGACCTGCCGTCGCTGCCCAAGTTCCGCAAGTCCAATCCGGCCGCGGCGCCGGTGTTCGTGCTGGCGCTGACCTCGAAGACGATCTCGACCAGCGCGATGTACGATGTCGCCGACACCGTGCTGGCGCAGCGCATCTCGCAGGTGCCGGGGGTCGGCGAGGTCACGGTCAGCGGCGCCGACCAGCCGGCGGTGCGGATCGCGCTCAATCCGGTGTCGCTGGCCAATGCCGGGATCGCGACCGACGACGTCCGCACTGCGATCATCAACGCCAATCCGCTCGGCCCGGTCGGCATCTTCAACGGCGACCGGCAGAGCGAGACGCTCTCGATCAACAAGCAGATGCGCACCGCGGCCGAGTTCCGCGACATCGTCATCAAGAGCTCGAACGGCAATTTCGTGCGGCTGTCCGACGTCGCCGAAGTCGAGGATTCCGTGCGCAATTCGCGCTCGATCGCCTGGTTCAACAAGCAGCCGGCGGTGCTGATCCAGATCACCAAGCAGGGCGACGCCAACGTCATCGACACCGTCGACGGAGTTCGCAAACTGTTGCCGGAACTGAAGAAGTGGATCCCGGCCGGCGTCGAGATCTCGACCCTGGTCGACCGCACCGGAACCATCCGCGCCAGCGTCGAGGACATGCAGTTCACGCTGCTGGCGACCGCCGTGCTGGTCATGGTCGTGGTGTTCGTGTTCCTGCGCCGGATCGTGCCGACGATCGCCGCCGGCGTCTCGGTGCCGCTGGCGCTGGCCGGCACCTGCGCCGGGATGTGGCTCGCCGGCTTCTCGATCGACAATCTGTCGCTGATGGCGCTCGCGATCTCGGTCGGCTTCGTGGTCGACGACGCCATCGTCATGATCGAGAACATGTACCGCAACCTCGAGCAGGGCATGGCGCCATATCCGGCCGCGGTCGAGGGCGCCAAGCACATCGGCTTCACGGTGCTGTCGATCTCGCTGTCGCTGATCGCAGCCTTCACGCCGCTGATCTTCATGGACGGGATCGTCGGCCGGCTGCTGCGCGAGTTCTCGTTGACGCTGGTGTTCGCGATCGCGGTCTCGACCGTGGTGTCGCTGACGATCACGCCGATGATCTGTGCGCACTACATCAAGGAGACGACCTCCGATCACGCCACCTGGTACGACCGCGCCATCGAGGGCACGCTGTCGCGGGTGGTGGCGTTCTATGCCGCGACGCTGCGGATCGTGCTCGGCTATCCCGTCCTGACGCTGATCGTGTTCTTCGCGACCGTCACGCTGACGGTCGTGCTCTATGTCAAGACGCCGAAGGGCTATTTCCCGACCGACGACAGCGGCCTGATCGTCGGCGCAACCGTGGCATCAGCCGACACATCGTTCGAGGCGATGGTCGCCCTCCAGCAACAAGTTGCGGGCATCGTGGGAGCTGATCCGGCGGTTTCCGACGTTGGTTCGATTCTTGGCAGCATGACGGTCAACCGCGGGTTGATGTTCGTAAGCCTGAAGCCGTCGTCCGAGCGGGATGGGTTGTCAACTACGTCGGTTATTGATCGCCTGCGCAATCGTCTGAGTACGGTTGCCGGCGTAAGATTCTACATGGTCGCAGCCCAGGATATCCGCGCCGGCGGCCGACAAAGCAACTCCGACTATCAGTACACGCTGCAGAGCACCGATCTCGAGCTGTTGCAAAAATGGGCGCCGATCGTGGCCAAGCGCATGGAGACGGTGGAGGGCATCACCGATATTTCCTCCGACCGCGATCATGGCGGGTTGCAGCTCAATCTCGTGATCGACCGCAAGATCGCCTCCAGCCTCGGTGTCCGTGTGCAGGACATCGATAACGCGCTCAACAACGCCTTCGCGCAACGGCAGATCTCGATCGTCTACACCCAGCGCAACCAGTACATGGTGGTGCTCGAGACCGATCCTAAATTCCAGAACGACCCATCGAACCTGGCGCATGTCTACGTAGCGGGATCCAATGATGCCCAAGTTCCTCTCTCCGCCGTGGCGCATTACGAACGCAGCCTGCTGTCGCTTCAGGTGACTCATACGCAGTCGATGCCGTCGACCACCGTCTCGTTCAATCTGCTGCCAGACATCCCGCTCGAGGTCGCAACCACGAACGTCCAGCAGGCGGTCAACGAGTTGCACATGCCCGAAGGCATTCGCGGCAGCTTCGACGGCAATGCCGGCGATTTCAACAAGACCAGCGGCCGGCAGCCGCTCCTGATCCTCGGCGCGCTGGTCGCGATGTATATCGTGCTCGGCGTGCTCTATGAGAGCCTGGCGCATCCGATCACGATCATCTCGACGCTGCCGTCGGCCGGCCTCGGCGCCTTGCTCGCGCTCCAGATCACCAACACGCCGCTGACGGTGATCGCCTTTGTCGGCATCATCCTGTTGATCGGCATCGTCAAGAAGAACGGCATCATGATGGTCGACTTCGCGCTCGAGGCCGAGCGGCATCAGGGCCTGGCGTCGTGCGATGCGATCTTCGAGGCCTGCCGGGCGCGCTTCCGTCCGATCCTGATGACGACGATGGCGGCCCTGTTCGCCGGCATCCCGCTGGTCATTGCCACCGGCCCCGGCACCGAGCTGCGCCGGCCGCTCGGCATCACCATCATCGGCGGCCTGTTCGTGTCGCAGATCCTCACCCTCTACACCACGCCGGTGATCTATCTCCTGATCGACCGGCTCCGGAAAGCAAGGCTTCGTCCTGGCCGTGGTGCCGCAACCCAAGAGTTAATTTAA
- a CDS encoding VanZ family protein, with protein sequence MNGLGVAVSRSCIASAESRPQHRGRLNPDQKLSMMARDTSNIARLAAAFAWIVIAVIAFATLTNIGFVYSLYYKLSPWLMHPDVKTYAHIEHVVAFAVLGALFALAYPRRPLLVCAIVTGAAAVLEFMQTLTPDRHGTLVDALEKMAGGLMGIVLIRSIVLACAAVRSGRCNQ encoded by the coding sequence ATGAACGGCCTCGGCGTTGCCGTCAGCAGATCGTGCATTGCATCAGCAGAAAGCCGGCCGCAACATCGAGGCCGCCTCAACCCGGATCAGAAACTATCGATGATGGCACGTGACACGTCGAACATCGCAAGGCTGGCCGCCGCGTTCGCCTGGATTGTGATCGCGGTGATCGCGTTTGCCACGCTGACGAATATCGGTTTCGTCTATTCGCTCTATTACAAGCTCTCGCCGTGGCTGATGCATCCGGACGTCAAGACCTACGCGCATATCGAGCATGTGGTCGCGTTCGCCGTCCTCGGGGCTCTGTTCGCGCTGGCCTATCCCCGCAGGCCACTGCTGGTTTGCGCGATCGTGACAGGCGCCGCGGCAGTCCTGGAATTCATGCAGACGCTGACACCCGATCGTCACGGCACACTGGTCGATGCGCTGGAGAAGATGGCCGGCGGACTCATGGGAATCGTGTTGATCAGATCGATTGTACTGGCCTGCGCCGCGGTGCGGTCCGGACGCTGCAACCAATAG
- a CDS encoding type II secretion system protein GspJ: MSRPGDLARRSARLRRRQTERGLTLIELLISIALLALLTGFLAGGLSMARRAFAADRTSAADGEAHAAIQTLSDVIASALAVRGNTASQSGFTMFEGRQDAMAFVGLSEGRGLPGGLYRVGLRQEGDDLIVDFLAWASAVPDTPDRDVRPNKVAVLSGVQSIRLSYFGSPALSGVSQWHDNWAKAEQLPKLVSIKIEFEDERRNEPPMIVALRQGGGA; encoded by the coding sequence GTGAGCCGCCCAGGCGATCTTGCCCGCCGTTCCGCCCGGCTGCGGCGTCGCCAGACGGAGCGGGGCCTCACACTCATTGAACTGCTGATCTCGATCGCCTTGCTGGCGCTCTTGACCGGCTTTCTTGCCGGTGGCCTGTCGATGGCAAGGCGGGCCTTTGCCGCCGACCGGACCAGCGCCGCCGACGGTGAGGCTCATGCCGCGATCCAGACGCTGTCGGACGTCATCGCTTCGGCACTGGCGGTGCGTGGCAACACAGCCAGCCAGAGTGGCTTCACGATGTTCGAAGGACGACAGGATGCGATGGCGTTCGTCGGGCTGAGCGAAGGACGCGGCCTGCCGGGTGGCCTCTATCGGGTCGGCCTGCGCCAGGAGGGCGACGACCTCATCGTTGATTTTCTGGCTTGGGCTTCAGCGGTGCCGGACACGCCGGATCGCGATGTCCGGCCAAACAAGGTTGCCGTGCTCAGCGGCGTTCAGAGCATTCGCTTGAGCTATTTCGGGAGTCCCGCGCTCAGCGGGGTGTCCCAGTGGCACGACAACTGGGCCAAGGCGGAGCAACTGCCGAAGCTGGTGTCGATCAAGATCGAGTTCGAAGACGAGCGACGAAACGAGCCGCCGATGATCGTCGCGCTCCGGCAGGGCGGCGGGGCCTGA
- a CDS encoding glycosyltransferase family 2 protein, protein MLVAIVNYRVADLVIDCLRSVAREISSVPGTQVVVCENGTGDDSATRIQQAITDNGWGDWCSLIPLAVNLGFTGGNNVIIKPAMSRSDPPEYVLLLNPDTIVRPNAFKALVDFMDRNPKVGIAGSRLEDPDGTPQRSAFRFHSPFGEFEANLKLGLVSRLLARWVVAPPVRDDTFETDWVSGASMIIRRQVIETTGLLDEGYFTYFDDIDYCFNARRKGWPTWYVPASRVVHLVGQSTGVNAHAKRIPPYLLEARRRYFLKNHGPLYAALADIGMIAGLSLWRLRVLLTGREDKSPPHLLADSLRHSVFSKGFMVSDVKLRP, encoded by the coding sequence TTGCTTGTAGCCATCGTCAACTACCGCGTCGCAGATCTGGTCATCGACTGCCTCCGCTCGGTCGCGCGCGAGATTTCGAGCGTTCCGGGAACGCAAGTCGTCGTTTGTGAGAACGGTACAGGGGACGATTCCGCCACACGAATTCAGCAGGCCATTACCGACAATGGCTGGGGTGACTGGTGCAGCCTGATCCCCCTTGCGGTGAATCTCGGATTTACAGGCGGCAACAACGTGATCATCAAACCGGCGATGAGCCGGTCCGATCCCCCGGAATACGTCCTGCTATTGAACCCGGATACCATCGTGCGACCGAACGCCTTCAAGGCACTGGTCGACTTCATGGACCGGAACCCGAAGGTCGGTATCGCCGGAAGCAGGCTGGAAGATCCGGACGGCACTCCTCAACGCTCCGCATTTCGGTTTCACTCGCCGTTTGGCGAGTTCGAGGCGAACCTGAAGCTTGGTCTGGTGAGCCGCCTCCTCGCTCGCTGGGTGGTGGCCCCGCCGGTACGCGACGACACATTCGAGACCGATTGGGTCTCCGGCGCGAGCATGATCATCCGGCGTCAGGTGATCGAGACGACCGGCTTGCTGGACGAAGGTTACTTCACCTATTTCGACGACATCGACTATTGCTTCAACGCGCGGCGAAAGGGATGGCCGACCTGGTACGTCCCGGCGAGCCGCGTGGTTCACCTCGTTGGCCAATCGACCGGTGTCAACGCACATGCCAAGCGGATTCCACCCTACCTGCTGGAAGCGAGGCGCCGCTATTTCCTGAAGAACCACGGCCCCCTCTACGCCGCCCTGGCGGACATTGGCATGATAGCAGGTCTGTCCTTGTGGCGCCTGCGCGTGCTGCTGACGGGCCGAGAAGACAAATCGCCTCCACACCTCCTCGCGGACTCGCTTCGTCATAGCGTTTTCTCGAAAGGATTCATGGTCTCGGACGTCAAGCTTCGCCCGTGA